CGATTACACAAGTGTGTAAAGGCGGTGCCTGGCACCAAATCTTAAATTATTTGCAATGGAAAGTGACTGGCTGCATATCAGGTTCAATTCGTTTGAACTGGTAGCCATTTTCCCGAAGATATTCCAGAAGCTTCGGCAGGCTCTCCAATGTTTCTTTTCGTTCGTGCATAAGAATTACGATAGGCCCTTTCCGATGAGCTATTTTCTTTAGTTGGTTTATGGAATTCTCCACATATTTCGGGCTTCGAAACGACCAGTCCATACTGTCGATCGTCCAATCCCATAGCTCGTAACCATGGTCTTTTACCGCTTTCTGATAAGGAGGTTTCATATAAGGCGCGCTGCCATATGGAGTCCGGATGAGGACCGTTTTTTTGCCTGTCACCTTTTGCAGCGCTACATTATCTTGATCCATCTCCTGAACCACGGTTTCTTTTGTTCGGTAAATCTTTTTTGGATCGTGGGTAACACCATGAAGCCCAAGCGCATGGCCTTCTTGATCCATCTGTTTAACCGCTTCCGGAAATCTTAAAATATTTGGTTCCAGCATAAAGAACGTTGCTTTGGCATTATAGCTGCTGAGCACGTCCATGAGGCCTCCGGATACATTGGATGGACCATCATCAAACGTTAAATAGACCGTTTTCGTCTCGGCGGCACCTTTTTTTTGTGGTGGTATAGATTTATGTATAGCAGGGTGCGAAATAGCTTTGGTTGGTTCTTTGTTCTCATTCTTAGGTGATATTTGAACAGATTTGACTGCTGGTTGATGTTTTGCTGCAACCTTGTTTTTTTCTTTTGGAGATTGTTCTGAAGCGGATGGCTGGGAAGGTGGCTGCCTGGTTGATTTCTTTTCCACCTCTGCAATCGAACTGGATGTTTTCACTTTTTTCAGGCTCTTATTCTTACTTGCAGTTTTTTGTTGTGATGTATGGGATGCCGAAGTTTTTGGAGAAAAGGATTTCTTCTGAGTTTCTTCTTTATGATACTGCCCAACCACGGCGGTTGCCTTTATTTTATTGACATGCCATGTTCCAAAAATCACAAACAAAGTAAATAATGACAAAACTAATACAACCGCAGCTTCTCTTTTGACGGCCCTTTTTCTTGCTTCCCCTAAAGATCCTCTCACCGCTCCATCACCTTATCTTTACATAACTTTTATACTCTCTCAGTATAAAGGTTTTTTGTAAGAAAAGGTAAAAAAATAGAAGAATTTATGAAAATGGTAAGAACTTCCTCGATGAATGACAGATCATGCGTCTAGTCCTTTTTCACTTGGTCTGCCAGCGGTTCATCAATTGGAAGAAAAGACAAAACTTCTTTTACGATAGCATTGATCTTGCCGTCTATAAAAGATGAACCATACTTCTTTTTCGCCTTCTCGATCTCCTCTTGCACTCCCTTTTCAAAATTGATCAAAGGGATATCTTCTTCCGCTTCATTATAGAGATCAATCATGGCTTCAAGCCCTTCTTGCATGCTGTCGATGGCATCGCTGTAGAGTTTTCTGCTTTTTTTATTAAGCTTCATATTATCACCTGTTCTCATTATTTCCTTTTTTTTATGCCTAAATCATTTTTTATAGTCAAGTACCCTGACCGTTTCCGGCAAAGTTCATAAATTAAAAAGTGAAGTAATGGTTAATCTCAAACAAAGGAGAGATCGTTAATGTATTACGGTTATGGCTGTCATCATCCGCGTGTCGTTGTTCACCCTACACAGTGCTGTGTTCAGCAGTATTATCACACTGAAGAGGTTATTCACGTCCATCCTGTTCAGATTCAGCATGTGAATCACATGCTGTACCAGCATGTCCATGAGTATCCTGTCTCTGAATATCAAACCTGCCAAGAGCATCACCAAAACATTTCATGCGGCGCACCTCCTTGCTGCTGATCACATTTATGGCCTGTATAACCAAATGTTAATGGTATACAGGCTTTTTTACATAAATCATAAACAAAGACGAACAAATCTTGAAACTCCTTTAAAGCCGTGGTATATTGATTTCTTGTATAAGCAGGGCAGCCTACTAGGCCTGCAAGCCCTGCTAAAATGGACGCAAAAATAAAGCCAGCCCTTGTGGTTGGTTTATTTGAATGAATTTTTATTGTCAATAAAAGGGGGATTAACATGAAAAGCTATATGAAAGAGTTGATCCTGATTATTATTGGCTCATTCTTTTTCGCGCTTGGTGTAAACTGTTTCGCTATCCCAAATGAACTGGGAGAAGGCGGAGTTACCGGTATTTCTATGATCTTGTATTATCTCTTCTCCTGGTCGCCAAGTTATACGAACTTAATTATGAACGGCATTCTTTTGATTATAGGGTACAAGCTCCTTAACAAACGAGTGACACTGTACACGATTTTCTGCATTGTTTTCACCTCGGTTTTCCTTCATATGACAGAAGGATTAGGAACACCTGTTAAGGATACAATTCTTGGTACCGTGTTTGCCGGTATTTTCATCGGAATTGGTTTAGGACTTGTTCTACGTTCTGGCGGAACGACTGGAGGATCGACCATTTTGGCGCGAATGGCAAATCAGTATTTGGGCTGGAGCATCAGTGGGGCCATGCTTGGATTTGACCTGTTGGTCGTGCTCAGTTCCTATTTTGTTATCGGGGCTCAAAACACCATGTACACCGTTATTTCTATCTATATCTCTACAAAAGTCCTCGATTACATTATTGAAGGCTTTGATACCCGAAAAGCTGTCACGATCATCTCTCAGCATGCCGAGGAGATCTCCAAAAAGGTAAACGACGACATGGACAGAGGTGTGACGGTGTTTTCCGCCCATGGCAGCTATACGAAGGAATCGAAAGAAATTTTATATGTAGTCATTAATAAACAGGAATTATTTGAACTGAAAAAAATCGTACATCGCATAGACGAAAAAGCATTTGTGGTCATCCATGATGTTCGGGATGTTTTCGGGGAAGGATTCACATTTCCTAAGACAGAGGTCTCCTGACTCTAGTCTGCATGCTAAAAAAGGTCTGCCGTTACGCCCAAGTGGTTACGCCGGCAGGCCTTTTTTGTATTTATACTGCTTGTTTAAGAATAAATTCCCTGATGGCATGAGCTACACCAT
This genomic stretch from Fictibacillus marinisediminis harbors:
- a CDS encoding polysaccharide deacetylase family protein; the protein is MRGSLGEARKRAVKREAAVVLVLSLFTLFVIFGTWHVNKIKATAVVGQYHKEETQKKSFSPKTSASHTSQQKTASKNKSLKKVKTSSSIAEVEKKSTRQPPSQPSASEQSPKEKNKVAAKHQPAVKSVQISPKNENKEPTKAISHPAIHKSIPPQKKGAAETKTVYLTFDDGPSNVSGGLMDVLSSYNAKATFFMLEPNILRFPEAVKQMDQEGHALGLHGVTHDPKKIYRTKETVVQEMDQDNVALQKVTGKKTVLIRTPYGSAPYMKPPYQKAVKDHGYELWDWTIDSMDWSFRSPKYVENSINQLKKIAHRKGPIVILMHERKETLESLPKLLEYLRENGYQFKRIEPDMQPVTFHCK
- a CDS encoding atypical membrane-integrating protein (Mistic protein), whose amino-acid sequence is MKLNKKSRKLYSDAIDSMQEGLEAMIDLYNEAEEDIPLINFEKGVQEEIEKAKKKYGSSFIDGKINAIVKEVLSFLPIDEPLADQVKKD
- a CDS encoding CotD family spore coat protein, with translation MYYGYGCHHPRVVVHPTQCCVQQYYHTEEVIHVHPVQIQHVNHMLYQHVHEYPVSEYQTCQEHHQNISCGAPPCC
- a CDS encoding YitT family protein yields the protein MKSYMKELILIIIGSFFFALGVNCFAIPNELGEGGVTGISMILYYLFSWSPSYTNLIMNGILLIIGYKLLNKRVTLYTIFCIVFTSVFLHMTEGLGTPVKDTILGTVFAGIFIGIGLGLVLRSGGTTGGSTILARMANQYLGWSISGAMLGFDLLVVLSSYFVIGAQNTMYTVISIYISTKVLDYIIEGFDTRKAVTIISQHAEEISKKVNDDMDRGVTVFSAHGSYTKESKEILYVVINKQELFELKKIVHRIDEKAFVVIHDVRDVFGEGFTFPKTEVS